In a single window of the Centropristis striata isolate RG_2023a ecotype Rhode Island chromosome 18, C.striata_1.0, whole genome shotgun sequence genome:
- the nus1 gene encoding dehydrodolichyl diphosphate synthase complex subunit nus1, with product MALLYGLLWRFLLVLVHINRALASWLRVRLRGWKGRLWERAGAALLLPLALAGLQDPPKNQNQNPEANPGTGTRSAARRSRWLSDGRSLDKLPVHIGLLVAEEEPSYPDTASLVVWCLALGVSYVSVYDNHGIFRKNNSRLLEEIVRQQQDLLGVQGSKYSVEFLSNGSDKHQHHVVSCRPTVKVLSPEDGKQSIVQAAQQLCRSVENNERSSRDISVSMLDVLLRESKNIPDPELVVKFGPVDSTLGFLPWHIRLTEFFSLPSHRNVSYEDLLGVLQRFGSCQQRLGQ from the exons ATGGCGCTGCTCTACGGCCTGTTATGGCGGTTCCTGCTGGTTCTGGTCCACATCAACAGAGCGCTGGCCTCCTGGCTGCGGGTCCGGCTCCGGGGCTGGAAGGGCCGGCTGTGGGAGCGGGCTGGGGCCGCCCTGCTGCTGCCGCTGGCCCTGGCCGGCCTCCAGGACCCCCccaagaaccagaaccagaaccccGAAGCTAACCCGGGCACCGGGACCCGCTCCGCCGCCCGCCGGTCCCGGTGGCTGTCTGACGGCAGGTCTCTGGACAAGCTGCCGGTCCACATCGGCCTGCTGGTGGCCGAGGAGGAGCCCAGCTACCCGGACACAGCCAGCCTGGTGGTCTGGTGCCTGGCGCTGGGCGTCTCCTACGTCAGCGTCTACGATAACCACG GTATTTTCCGTAAGAACAACTCGCGGCTGCTGGAGGAGATCGTGAGGCAGCAGCAGGACCTGCTGGGGGTCCAAGGGTCCAAATACAGCGTGGAGTTCCTGAGCAACGGCAGCGACAAACACCAGCACCACG tggtGTCCTGCAGGCCCACGGTGAAGGTCTTGTCTCCGGAGGACGGGAAGCAGAGCATCGTCCAGGCAGCGCAGCAGCTGTGTCGCTCCGTAGAGAACAATGAGAGAAGCTCCAGAGACATCAGCGTCTCCATGCTGGACGTCCTGCTCAgag AGTCTAAGAACATCCCGGACCCGGAGCTGGTGGTGAAGTTCGGTCCAGTGGACAGCACGCTGGGCTTCCTGCCCTGGCACATCAGACTCACTGAGTTCTT CTCCCTGCCGTCCCACAGAAACGTGTCCTACGAGGACCTGCTGGGCGTCCTGCAGCGGTTCGGCTCCTGCCAGCAGCGACTCGGCCAGTGA
- the katna1 gene encoding katanin p60 ATPase-containing subunit A1 isoform X2: protein MSLCFMFHVSVLHVSGSVNCVPVRVSLSPLSGKASAELVLTAAVRTLRLCSSENTMSLREINENVKLAREYALLGNYSSASVLYHGSLEQIKKYVYTVRDRSVQQRWQQLWQEISEENRHVQDIMSTLENFQMDTRPKPTNHDDFDIRPAQVEPRHSPCPVRSPAPYKDSKPSNNRLSVAVRAQQRHSPRGANGDRSKPPKAKDKKEAKEAKEAAGKAKDDKNKADVQEKEVKKFDGTGYDKDLVEALERDIISQNPNVKWDNIADLEDAKKLLKEAVVLPMWMPAFFKGIRRPWKGVLMVGPPGTGKTLLAKAVATECRTTFFNVSSSTLTSKYRGESEKLVRLLFEMARFYAPTTIFIDEIDSMCSRRGTSEEHEASRRVKAELLVQMDGVGGASENDDPSKMVMVLAATNFPWDIDEALRRRLEKRIYIPLPSTTGRVELLRINLKELEVASDVDLDKIAEQLEGYSGADITNVCRDASLMAMRRRIEGLTPEEIRNISRDEMHMPTTMEDFESALKKVSKSVSAADLEKYEKWIEEFGSC from the exons atgtctttatgtttcatgtttcatgtctcTGTGCTTCATGTCTCCGGGTCGGTAAACTGTGTTCCGGTGCGTGTCTCTTTAAGTCCGCTCTCTGGGAAAGCCTCAGCGGAACTGGTCCTAACAGCCGCTGTGAGGACTCTGCGACTCTGTTCATCTGAAAA CACCATGAGTCTCCGGGAGATCAACGAGAACGTGAAGCTGGCTCGTGAATACGCCTTGCTGGGAAACTACAGCTCAGCCAGCGTTCTTTATCACGGATCACTGGAGCAGATCAAGAAGTATGTGTACACCGTGCGGGACAGGAGTGTTCAGCAGAGATGGCAGCAG ttGTGGCAAGAAATCAGCGAAGAGAATCGCCACGTTCAGGACATCATGTCGACTCTGGAGAACTTCCAGATGGACACTCGACCTAAACCCACCAACCACGACGACTTCGATATCAGGCCGGCACAAGTGGAGCCGAG ACACTCTCCGTGTCCTGTCAGAAGTCCAGCTCCCTATAAAGACAGCAAACCCTCCAACAACAGGCTGAGTGTGGCTGTGAGGGCCCAGCAGAGGCACTCGCCCCGCGGCGCCAACGGGGACCGCAGCAAACCGCCCAAGGCCAAAGACAAGAAGGAGGCGAAGGAGGCGAAGGAGGCCGCTGGCAAAGCAAAGGATGACAAG AACAAAGCAGACGTCCAGGAGAAAGAAGTGAAGAAGTTTGACGGGACCGGATATGATAAAGACCTGGTGGAAGCTCTGGAGAGAGATATTATATCTCAGAACCCAAACGTTAAATG GGACAACATTGCAGACTTGGAAGAtgcaaaaaaactcctgaaagAAGCGGTGGTGTTGCCGATGTGGATGCCAGCATTTTTTAAAGGCATACGAAGACCATGGAAG GGAGTGCTGATGGTGGGACCTCCAGGAACTGGGAAGACTCTCCTGGCCAAAGCAGTGGCCACCGAGTGCAGAACCACGTTCTTCAACGTCTCCTCGTCGACTCTCACCTCCAAGTACAGAGGAGAGTCTGAGAAGCTCGTCCGCCTTCTCTTTGAGATG GCCCGTTTCTACGCTCCCACTACGATCTTCATTGATGAGATTGACTCCATGTGCAGCCGCAGAGGAACCTCGGAGGAACACGAGGCCAGCCGGAGAGTGAAGGCGGAGCTCCTGGTGCAGATGGACG GTGTTGGTGGAGCATCAGAAAACGATGATCCATCAAAGATGGTGATGGTCCTGGCGGCCACCAACTTCCCCTGGGACATCGACGAGGCTCTGAGGAGACGCCTGGAGAAGAGGATCTACATCCCGCTGCCTTCAA CCACGGGGCGAGTGGAGCTGCTCCGGATCAACCTGAAGGAGCTGGAGGTGGCCAGCGACGTGGACTTGGACAAGATAGCGGAGCAGCTGGAGGGTTACTCAGGAGCTGACATCACCAACGTCTGCAG GGACGCCTCTCTGATGGCCATGAGGAGGAGGATCGAGGGCCTCACGCCGGAGGAGATCCGGAACATTTCCCGGGACGAGATGCACATGCCCACCACCATGGAGGACTTTGAGTCCGCTCTGAAGAAAGTCTCCAAGTCTGTTTCTGCAGCCGACCTGGAGAAGTATGAGAAGTGGATAGAAGAGTTTGGGTCCTGCTGA
- the katna1 gene encoding katanin p60 ATPase-containing subunit A1 isoform X1, with amino-acid sequence MSLCFMFHVSVLHVSGSVNCVPVRVSLSPLSGKASAELVLTAAVRTLRLCSSENSTMSLREINENVKLAREYALLGNYSSASVLYHGSLEQIKKYVYTVRDRSVQQRWQQLWQEISEENRHVQDIMSTLENFQMDTRPKPTNHDDFDIRPAQVEPRHSPCPVRSPAPYKDSKPSNNRLSVAVRAQQRHSPRGANGDRSKPPKAKDKKEAKEAKEAAGKAKDDKNKADVQEKEVKKFDGTGYDKDLVEALERDIISQNPNVKWDNIADLEDAKKLLKEAVVLPMWMPAFFKGIRRPWKGVLMVGPPGTGKTLLAKAVATECRTTFFNVSSSTLTSKYRGESEKLVRLLFEMARFYAPTTIFIDEIDSMCSRRGTSEEHEASRRVKAELLVQMDGVGGASENDDPSKMVMVLAATNFPWDIDEALRRRLEKRIYIPLPSTTGRVELLRINLKELEVASDVDLDKIAEQLEGYSGADITNVCRDASLMAMRRRIEGLTPEEIRNISRDEMHMPTTMEDFESALKKVSKSVSAADLEKYEKWIEEFGSC; translated from the exons atgtctttatgtttcatgtttcatgtctcTGTGCTTCATGTCTCCGGGTCGGTAAACTGTGTTCCGGTGCGTGTCTCTTTAAGTCCGCTCTCTGGGAAAGCCTCAGCGGAACTGGTCCTAACAGCCGCTGTGAGGACTCTGCGACTCTGTTCATCTGAAAA CAGCACCATGAGTCTCCGGGAGATCAACGAGAACGTGAAGCTGGCTCGTGAATACGCCTTGCTGGGAAACTACAGCTCAGCCAGCGTTCTTTATCACGGATCACTGGAGCAGATCAAGAAGTATGTGTACACCGTGCGGGACAGGAGTGTTCAGCAGAGATGGCAGCAG ttGTGGCAAGAAATCAGCGAAGAGAATCGCCACGTTCAGGACATCATGTCGACTCTGGAGAACTTCCAGATGGACACTCGACCTAAACCCACCAACCACGACGACTTCGATATCAGGCCGGCACAAGTGGAGCCGAG ACACTCTCCGTGTCCTGTCAGAAGTCCAGCTCCCTATAAAGACAGCAAACCCTCCAACAACAGGCTGAGTGTGGCTGTGAGGGCCCAGCAGAGGCACTCGCCCCGCGGCGCCAACGGGGACCGCAGCAAACCGCCCAAGGCCAAAGACAAGAAGGAGGCGAAGGAGGCGAAGGAGGCCGCTGGCAAAGCAAAGGATGACAAG AACAAAGCAGACGTCCAGGAGAAAGAAGTGAAGAAGTTTGACGGGACCGGATATGATAAAGACCTGGTGGAAGCTCTGGAGAGAGATATTATATCTCAGAACCCAAACGTTAAATG GGACAACATTGCAGACTTGGAAGAtgcaaaaaaactcctgaaagAAGCGGTGGTGTTGCCGATGTGGATGCCAGCATTTTTTAAAGGCATACGAAGACCATGGAAG GGAGTGCTGATGGTGGGACCTCCAGGAACTGGGAAGACTCTCCTGGCCAAAGCAGTGGCCACCGAGTGCAGAACCACGTTCTTCAACGTCTCCTCGTCGACTCTCACCTCCAAGTACAGAGGAGAGTCTGAGAAGCTCGTCCGCCTTCTCTTTGAGATG GCCCGTTTCTACGCTCCCACTACGATCTTCATTGATGAGATTGACTCCATGTGCAGCCGCAGAGGAACCTCGGAGGAACACGAGGCCAGCCGGAGAGTGAAGGCGGAGCTCCTGGTGCAGATGGACG GTGTTGGTGGAGCATCAGAAAACGATGATCCATCAAAGATGGTGATGGTCCTGGCGGCCACCAACTTCCCCTGGGACATCGACGAGGCTCTGAGGAGACGCCTGGAGAAGAGGATCTACATCCCGCTGCCTTCAA CCACGGGGCGAGTGGAGCTGCTCCGGATCAACCTGAAGGAGCTGGAGGTGGCCAGCGACGTGGACTTGGACAAGATAGCGGAGCAGCTGGAGGGTTACTCAGGAGCTGACATCACCAACGTCTGCAG GGACGCCTCTCTGATGGCCATGAGGAGGAGGATCGAGGGCCTCACGCCGGAGGAGATCCGGAACATTTCCCGGGACGAGATGCACATGCCCACCACCATGGAGGACTTTGAGTCCGCTCTGAAGAAAGTCTCCAAGTCTGTTTCTGCAGCCGACCTGGAGAAGTATGAGAAGTGGATAGAAGAGTTTGGGTCCTGCTGA
- the katna1 gene encoding katanin p60 ATPase-containing subunit A1 isoform X3, translating into MSLREINENVKLAREYALLGNYSSASVLYHGSLEQIKKYVYTVRDRSVQQRWQQLWQEISEENRHVQDIMSTLENFQMDTRPKPTNHDDFDIRPAQVEPRHSPCPVRSPAPYKDSKPSNNRLSVAVRAQQRHSPRGANGDRSKPPKAKDKKEAKEAKEAAGKAKDDKNKADVQEKEVKKFDGTGYDKDLVEALERDIISQNPNVKWDNIADLEDAKKLLKEAVVLPMWMPAFFKGIRRPWKGVLMVGPPGTGKTLLAKAVATECRTTFFNVSSSTLTSKYRGESEKLVRLLFEMARFYAPTTIFIDEIDSMCSRRGTSEEHEASRRVKAELLVQMDGVGGASENDDPSKMVMVLAATNFPWDIDEALRRRLEKRIYIPLPSTTGRVELLRINLKELEVASDVDLDKIAEQLEGYSGADITNVCRDASLMAMRRRIEGLTPEEIRNISRDEMHMPTTMEDFESALKKVSKSVSAADLEKYEKWIEEFGSC; encoded by the exons ATGAGTCTCCGGGAGATCAACGAGAACGTGAAGCTGGCTCGTGAATACGCCTTGCTGGGAAACTACAGCTCAGCCAGCGTTCTTTATCACGGATCACTGGAGCAGATCAAGAAGTATGTGTACACCGTGCGGGACAGGAGTGTTCAGCAGAGATGGCAGCAG ttGTGGCAAGAAATCAGCGAAGAGAATCGCCACGTTCAGGACATCATGTCGACTCTGGAGAACTTCCAGATGGACACTCGACCTAAACCCACCAACCACGACGACTTCGATATCAGGCCGGCACAAGTGGAGCCGAG ACACTCTCCGTGTCCTGTCAGAAGTCCAGCTCCCTATAAAGACAGCAAACCCTCCAACAACAGGCTGAGTGTGGCTGTGAGGGCCCAGCAGAGGCACTCGCCCCGCGGCGCCAACGGGGACCGCAGCAAACCGCCCAAGGCCAAAGACAAGAAGGAGGCGAAGGAGGCGAAGGAGGCCGCTGGCAAAGCAAAGGATGACAAG AACAAAGCAGACGTCCAGGAGAAAGAAGTGAAGAAGTTTGACGGGACCGGATATGATAAAGACCTGGTGGAAGCTCTGGAGAGAGATATTATATCTCAGAACCCAAACGTTAAATG GGACAACATTGCAGACTTGGAAGAtgcaaaaaaactcctgaaagAAGCGGTGGTGTTGCCGATGTGGATGCCAGCATTTTTTAAAGGCATACGAAGACCATGGAAG GGAGTGCTGATGGTGGGACCTCCAGGAACTGGGAAGACTCTCCTGGCCAAAGCAGTGGCCACCGAGTGCAGAACCACGTTCTTCAACGTCTCCTCGTCGACTCTCACCTCCAAGTACAGAGGAGAGTCTGAGAAGCTCGTCCGCCTTCTCTTTGAGATG GCCCGTTTCTACGCTCCCACTACGATCTTCATTGATGAGATTGACTCCATGTGCAGCCGCAGAGGAACCTCGGAGGAACACGAGGCCAGCCGGAGAGTGAAGGCGGAGCTCCTGGTGCAGATGGACG GTGTTGGTGGAGCATCAGAAAACGATGATCCATCAAAGATGGTGATGGTCCTGGCGGCCACCAACTTCCCCTGGGACATCGACGAGGCTCTGAGGAGACGCCTGGAGAAGAGGATCTACATCCCGCTGCCTTCAA CCACGGGGCGAGTGGAGCTGCTCCGGATCAACCTGAAGGAGCTGGAGGTGGCCAGCGACGTGGACTTGGACAAGATAGCGGAGCAGCTGGAGGGTTACTCAGGAGCTGACATCACCAACGTCTGCAG GGACGCCTCTCTGATGGCCATGAGGAGGAGGATCGAGGGCCTCACGCCGGAGGAGATCCGGAACATTTCCCGGGACGAGATGCACATGCCCACCACCATGGAGGACTTTGAGTCCGCTCTGAAGAAAGTCTCCAAGTCTGTTTCTGCAGCCGACCTGGAGAAGTATGAGAAGTGGATAGAAGAGTTTGGGTCCTGCTGA